In one Musa acuminata AAA Group cultivar baxijiao chromosome BXJ2-5, Cavendish_Baxijiao_AAA, whole genome shotgun sequence genomic region, the following are encoded:
- the LOC103984370 gene encoding cis-prenyltransferase 4, chloroplastic has protein sequence MLSSLHLNPTLNYATLNYSSTLLLLRGSRRRTRRGGANDSLVSTAHPARQYPSLSASLAPAREEERKEEALLPPHLRPESLPRHVAVIMDGNSRWAKARGLPSSAGHEAGYHTLKKMVELSCQWGIRALTVFAFSSENWTRPKMEVDFLMTLFENVLKESLGEFLREGIRICIIGDSSELPQSLQKLAKEVVDKTKNNTQIDLIVAISYSGRKEITQACQNIAQKVKDGLLEPEDITESHIEEELETNCIPEFPNPDLLIRTSGELRLSNFLLWQSAYTELFFTNTYWPDFGEADYIEALTSFQNRQRRFGQRIN, from the exons ATGCTGTCTTCTCTCCACCTCAACCCCACTTTGAACTACGCGACGCTCAACTACTCCTCCACTCTGCTTCTTCTACGTGGTagtagaagaagaacaagaagaggtGGAGCGAACGACTCTTTGGTCTCTACTGCTCACCCTGCTCGGCAGTATCCTTCGCTAAGCGCCTCTCTTGcccccgctagagaggaggagaggaaggaggaggcTTTGCTGCCGCCTCACTTGCGGCCGGAATCGCTGCCCAGGCACGTGGCGGTGATAATGGACGGGAACTCGAGGTGGGCGAAGGCGAGGGGGCTGCCGTCGTCGGCTGGGCACGAGGCCGGGTACCACACCCTTAAGAAGATGGTCGAACTCTCGTGCCAGTGGGGGATTCGGGCGCTCACCGTCTTCGCCTTCTCATCCGAGAACTGGACCCGCCCCAAG ATGGAGGTTGATTTCCTAATGACGCTGTTCGAGAACGTTCTGAAAGAGAGTCTCGGAGAGTTCTTGAG GGAAGGGATTCGGATTTGCATAATTGGCGATTCCTCAGAACTGCCGCAATCACTACAGAAGCTGGCTAAAGAAGTAGTAGATAAGACAAAGAATAATACACAGATTGATTTGATTGTGGCAATCAGCTATAGTGGGCGGAAGGAGATAACACAAGCATGTCAAAATATTGCACAAAAGGTAAAGGATGGTTTGCTCGAGCCGGAAGATATCACGGAGTCACATATTGAGGAAGAGCTTGAAACAAACTGCATCCCTGAGTTCCCAAATCCAGACCTACTTATCCGTACAAGTGGCGAGCTGAGGTTGAGTAACTTCTTGTTGTGGCAGTCAGCATACACTGAGCTTTTCTTTACAAATACATACTGGCCtgactttggggaggctgactatATCGAAGCTTTGACCTCTTTCCAGAATAGGCAGAGGCGTTTTGGCCAACGTATCAACTGA
- the LOC103984083 gene encoding probable LRR receptor-like serine/threonine-protein kinase At1g14390: MRAFSKMGFLAHPKANSFPDLCIVSIAAVSAVFFLCFPSAAQPLSPSQSKALLRLQRLLEYPPPLAGWSNATAFCYLSPSPSLSISCAGGRVTELSIVGGASRPLSANFSSDSFFTTLSRLPDLTTLSLVSLGLQGPLPAKVNRFSSLQVLNLSSNYFSGVIPPEISNITSLQNLVLSRNSLNGTVPGLHPLTALLQLDLSGNRLGPDFPSLSSSLVTLLLNNNSFRDKLPDSLASLDHLQKLDLSSNQLNGWIPAFLFSLPSVQYLDLSKNRLTGELPANLSCSNQLGYVDISNNLIVGGLPSCIQSNSSTRVVLSSGNCLNSRDFGFQHPSSYCNQGALAAVLPSANKISGSKSNLGLIFAIVGGVIAGAVLVGLLVFLIFKKLRPEDREANNIFSTPSAGKSLVLVASRSPAEARHMSRTIRIGTLGQTPYRVFSMEELEDATNSFDPSNLIEDSPQAQSYKGWLQDGCWVVIRHLKLRQKLSRRSLLQYMDIISKLRHHHLVSIVGHCIASGPDGGNTMDSVFLVSEHITNGNLRDHLGEWRNREMMTWPQRVSAVIGVARGIQFLHTVTVLGITGNDLNIENILLDQTLTAKISNYNLPTLPNLKSNKGGSESPLTGTVDKGHLSSIGTVANGEKEDIYQLGLILLEIITGKSMGSRSELDSLRAKFQKILADNPANLKGLADPAIRGSFALNSLRTVVEVSLSCISKDPKQRPSIDDILWNLQYSVQVQDGWGSSENLSFQM, encoded by the exons ATGCGAGCTTTCTCAAAGATGGGATTTTTAGCACACCCGAAGGCTAATTCCTTCCCTGATCTCTGCATTGTCTCCATCGCCGCCGTCTCAGCCGTCTTCTTCCTCTGCTTTCCATCCGCAGCCCAACCGCTCTCCCCCTCCCAATCCAAGGCCCTGCTCCGCCTCCAGCGCCTCCTGGAATACCCGCCGCCGCTGGCCGGCTGGTCCAACGCCACCGCCTTCTGCTACCTCTCGCCTTCCCCGTCTCTCTCCATCTCCTGCGCCGGCGGCCGCGTCACCGAGCTCTCTATCGTCGGCGGCGCCAGCCGGCCCCTGTCCGCCAACTTCTCCTCCGACTCCTTCTTTACCACCCTCTCCAGGCTCCCCGACCTCACCACCCTCTCCCTCGTCTCTCTCGGCCTCCAGGGACCGCTCCCCGCCAAGGTGAACCGCTTTTCCTCGCTCCAAGTTCTCAACTTGAGCTCGAACTACTTCTCGGGGGTGATCCCACCGGAGATCTCCAATATCACGAGCCTCCAAAACCTCGTTTTGAGCAGGAATTCCTTAAACGGAACGGTTCCTGGCCTCCACCCCTTGACTGCCCTCCTCCAACTGGACTTGTCAGGGAATCGCCTCGGGCCAGACTTCCCGTCTCTGAGCAGTAGCCTTGTGACTTTGCTCCTTAACAACAACAGCTTCCGCGACAAACTCCCGGACAGTCTCGCATCACTCGACCACCTCCAGAAGCTGGATTTGTCTTCCAACCAGCTCAATGGCTGGATCCCGGCGTTCTTGTTTTCATTGCCATCGGTGCAGTATCTCGACTTGTCTAAGAACAGGCTAACCGGAGAACTTCCGGCAAATTTGTCATGCAGCAATCAACTCGGATATGTTGATATCTCGAACAATCTTATCGTCGGAGGACTGCCTTCATGCATCCAATCAAATTCCTCGACCCGGGTAGTACTGAGTTCAGGGAACTGCTTGAATTCACGGGATTTCGGGTTCCAGCATCCGAGTTCTTACTGCAATCAGGGTGCGTTGGCCGCAGTTTTGCCTTCGGCAAACAAGATCAGTGGATCCAAGAGCAATTTGGGCCTTATATTTGCCATTGTTGGGGGAGTCATTGCTGGTGCAGTGTTAGTTGGATTACTAGTCTTCTTGATCTTTAAGAAACTAAGACCAGAGGATCGAGAGGCCAACAACATCTTCAGCACACCCAGTGCAGGAAAATCTTTGGTTCTGGTTGCTTCGAGAAGTCCTGCTGAAGCAA GGCACATGTCTCGTACAATTAGGATCGGCACTCTTGGGCAAACACCATATCGTGTCTTCAGTATGGAGGAACTTGAGGATGCTACCAACAGTTTTGATCCATCAAACTTGATTGAAGACAGCCCTCAAGCACAG TCCTATAAAGGTTGGCTCCAAGATGGCTGTTGGGTGGTAATTAGACATTTGAAATTGCGACAGAAGCTTTCACGACGGAGCCTACTTCAGTATATGGACATCATCTCAAAGCTCAGGCATCATCATTTAGTCAGCATTGTCGGACATTGCATTGCTAGTGGCCCGGatggtggcaacactatggatTCTGTCTTCCTTGTTTCTGAACATATCACTAATGGAAATCTAAGGGACCATCTTGGTG AATGGAGAAACCGTGAGATGATGACATGGCCGCAAAGAGTGTCAGCTGTTATTGGAGTTGCAAGGGGAATCCAATTCTTACATACCGTTACAGTTCTCGGTATCACTGGAAATGATCTTAACATAGAGAATATATTGTTGGATCAAACTCTCACTGCAAAAATAAGCAATTATAATCTTCCAACACTTCCAAATCTCAAAAGCAACAAG GGAGGCTCTGAGAGCCCTTTGACTGGTACAGTGGACAAGGGACATCTTAGCAG TATCGGCACTGTGGCAAATGGTGAAAAAGAAGATATTTATCAGCTCGGACTCATTCTTCTAGAGATTATCACAGGGAAATCTATGGGGTCCAGAAGTGAGTTAGACTCTCTCAGAGCTAAG TTTCAGAAAATTTTAGCAGATAACCCAGCAAACCTGAAGGGACTTGCTGACCCTGCAATTCGCGGAAGTTTTGCTCTCAACTCCTTAAGAACAGTAGTTGAAGTATCCCTCAGTTGCATATCTAAAGATCCTAAGCAACGCCCGTCGATTGATGATATCCTCTGGAATTTGCAATACTCAGTGCAAGTCCAAGATGGCTGGGGAAGCAGTGAAAACTTAAGCTTCCAAATGTAG
- the LOC103984082 gene encoding probable WRKY transcription factor 13, whose translation MSFNLQSSHPPLSFSPYGLPSSLSKTSTVGVGGGGGGGEAADCHLRRTTPSLPPKHGDVGSSGHLGGSPAQRSRTEPWPCDADGESNGKGSSRVKGPTAINNTINSLSVGGARMKKVKAKRKVREPRFCFKTMSEVDVLDDGYKWRKYGQKVVKNTQHPRSYYRCTQENCRVKKRIERLPEDPRMVITTYEGRHVHSPSHDESSSSQVSSKVTVFW comes from the exons ATGAGCTTCAACCTCCAAAGCTCACATCCTCCACTGAGCTTCTCTCCCTATGGGCTACCAAGCTCTCTCAGCAAGACTTCCACTGttggagtaggaggaggaggaggaggaggagaagctgcTGACTGCCACTTGAGAAGAACCACCCCATCCTTGCCTCCGAAGCATGGAGATGTTGGCTCATCAGGTCATCTTGGCGGATCACCAGCACAAAGATCAAGAACTGAACCATG GCCGTGCGACGCAGACGGAGAGTCGAACGGCAAGGGTTCATCGAGAGTGAAGGGTCCTACTGCAATCAATAATACCATCAACAGCCTTTCGGTTGGTGGTGCGAGGATGAAGAAAGTTAAGGCGAAGAGGAAGGTGAGGGAACCCAGGTTTTGCTTCAAGACGATGAGCGAGGTAGATGTGTTAGATGATGGCTACAAGTGGAGGAAGTATGGCCAGAAGGTCGTGAAGAACACCCAACATccaag GAGCTACTACCGATGCACACAGGAGAATTGCCGGGTCAAGAAACGGATCGAGCGGCTGCCGGAGGATCCACGGATGGTGATCACGACGTACGAGGGCAGACATGTGCATTCTCCATCGCATGACGAGTCGTCGTCGTCCCAAGTTTCGTCCAAGGTCACTGTCTTCTGGTAG